The Strigops habroptila isolate Jane chromosome 13 unlocalized genomic scaffold, bStrHab1.2.pri S16, whole genome shotgun sequence genomic interval ATTTTATAGTCCTAATATACTATAATCCAGTTTCTTTGgcattaaaagcataaaataggTTAGCCAACATTCTGAAATAACATGCCTTCAGAATTACTACAAGCAGCTCAAAGCTAAactttttcagtggaaaacttTAGTTGTCTGTGCTTAGTTAACATCAAGAGgttcatatattaaaaaactcatgaagaaaaaaatgtcattttcttaACAAGTTCCCTGTGTTTACACGAGTCTAGACTCTtgtacttcagcatttcagtgcttCCACAAGAGTGCCCTGCTTAACGATAACTGTCTTCCACTAATTTACGCACTGTCTTGTGTGTTACACCTCAAACTCTCTTCTCGTTTGAGGAATTCATTGTCTTTCAAATATCTTCAGTTGTAATCAACACTGATTAGTTCAAGAAGGGCTTAgagatgtttgtttttaattgtgCTGTTCTGTGATAAAGCCATCTTTTAATCACTCCAAGCACAGCAATTTATGTTGTCTCTGTGATGTATTAAGGATatcagcagcacaaagaaaaaaacctaacagcaagagaaacaaacaagcagcttcactgcagcagcaatgcaCAATGTTTTTGCAAGTGATCAATCATAAATACCTGAGCACATCAGAAGTTTGATTAGAATCAAGTGGATGGGAGTGTTTACTGTGGAGTAGCTCGTCTGATTGCACTGAAGGCACGTGGAGGTGCAAAGAggcctgaaaaagaaaggaaggtgcCAGCAGTTACTGCCTCATTCAACTACAgagtattttcttccctctgtggTGTTGACCCATACCTTGCAGTCACCTTCTATTCCCTGACACACAAGCCAAAACGAATCCTATACTTAGGCCATCAACAAGTTCAGGAATTATCAGATATAAAGGAAATGCATGCAGATCTCTCCTAAAAGCACAGTGCTAGTAGGATAataaattttaggaaaaaaattttttaatcactttgtTACATTAagtgattattaaaaaaaaaaaagcaactgaaatggCCCAAGAAATACAGTAACATATGGACTTGGAAGTTCAGTTGCTTTCGATAAGACAGGTCTATTTATATTCCATATACAGAGCTGCTTACAGTAAATAATAAATCCCCTATTCAAAAATATATCTTATACCAAAGCCACAGCTGAGCTTAGGCCAAGGCTAATCCAGACACAAATAAGGCTGCAGAAGATATATCTGTACCgtcagaaaataaagcatggTATTAGAGATCCTAATTTAAGTCAAAAGTGAATAATGTTAATACAGAAATTTTCTCTGTGTATTATTGTATAGCCTTCAGTGTGCCAAGTATGTTTTGACTGTGCCATAAAAAGATAAGGGAATCAGACAATATCCAGACAGATGATAGAATGGCTATCGCTTGGCAGCAGCCAACATGGAAACCTGGCTTCTGTGCTTTCCGCAATGCATAaacagagttttattttttttacccagTGTAAATGAGATATTACATGACATTTGTGTACTTCTCTCTCTACCGGTCCCCACAGGAGTGGGACATTAACCAGAGATCTGTCCAGAAGCTCAACctattcttaaaaatactgtaacacaaagccagaaaaagaaaggagccCAGGCTACTGTGAAGAAACCATTGGAAGAGTAGAACCCTCCAGAACATCTGCTACTTCCATTAATCCTTTTTCTTCGCTTAAAAAGAATGAACATAAAATGCCAAAGCTCAAAAATTTAACACCCAACCTCTCCTGAAGCTAAAGCAGACATATTCCAAGAGAACGTAACAGTTTTTGTAATTCAGATCCCTGCACACTACACAACTTTCTAtgacaggctgcccaggaagaTGGCTTAAATTACAGTACCTTAAGAAACAAGGGACACTGATTTTGTGCTTGAGGGCACGCTGACCAAAACCAGTCAGGCAATGGACCTGCTTTGGCAGTTGACACAAAATAGCCAAGGGCCAATGGCTGTTGCAGTATATTTGTTACTTCATCGTGAGATTCTGTTGAAAGCAATCGATCTGTACCTTGACCCTGTAAAACAACAGGCAATGGTTTAATATTAGGACAGCACAAACTTTATAGGAATTATCTGTAGCttttgaaacacaaagcagtttGAAATACCCAAGCATTACATGAATCTTGCAAAGACAATCCAATATGAAATTgattcaaaacattttgtaggAACCTTTCATTCCACAAAAAGAAACtagcagatggaaaaaaaccaaacaaaacaccccacacACCCCCGGTTTTACTCTAATAGTTACCTTGCCCATATCACCTCCATGGGGGTAGTGGGACCCTGGAGAATGTACAGGGGATCCAGTAGGGGATGCAGGAAGAATATTTATAATATCAGGATCAAGATCATCTCCAGTGTCTAACAAGTCAAAGATTCCCATTCCATCTGCTCCATCttgaaaaaagaacaagatcAGTGAATTTCAGTGAATTTCTATACACTGTGTATAGGAAATGACAACGCATTCTGAAATCAAGTGATTTTCCATATACAGTCTTGTGGTTCATTAGAATAAAAGTCTTAGTATAGGGGTAGTGacaagggtttttttagttgggtttggttttaaagtAAGAATAAATCCAACCTACTAACCATTGTTTGTGTTAAAGGCCAGATCCAAGTTTTCAGTGGTGTAAGTTGACGATGCTACTTGCACAGATGCAGATGTGGGAAACACAAGTATATGAGTGCATGATGTGTCCTGTGGGGTGTTCAGCTGAGATGTCTGCATGTTTAAAGTGGTGCTACGTCCAAATACAGAGCCGGTCGATACAGAATCTTTGGAAGAGAAATCAAGTATTTCCTTAGTTTTGCTAACGCCAAACTATTAGTTCTCTtgccaaaaaagagaaagagagagttTGTCAAATACCTGGCATAATAATGAAGGACCCCTGTGGTTCCATTGCCACCAAACAAGCACTGAGAATGCTGGGGGAGTCCGCAGCAGAGATACCACACATTCTGCACATGTCTTTTAGTCTCTTGCTAAGGGACTGAAGGTTTCGGCGACTCAGCAAACAACTCCAGTCTGAGGGAATAAATGACACTGTTTGTCTAGAAGAACAGTGCTTGCTGCAGAAtacatattttacatataatAGTGCACGGTGTAAACTTCAAGTCTTAATACAGAATACACAAAGGAACTCAAGTTATTTaggttttcttccagaaacagGGACAGACACTTTATATTATTGAAAACTTACAGCTTCAAATCAAGTTTTAGACTCTAAAAAATGCCAGTGTTACCTTTTAATTCCCCATGTCCTATTCTTCCTAAGCGGCCTATTACAACTCTCCATGGCAAAGAGCTCATCTGCACAAGTCCCAAGCACCATTCCCAGAGTTTCTGAAGACCAAGTCTGCGGGCAGAACCCTTTTTCCTGCGAGCTCTAGAAttaagaaagaggagaaaacaaagctaGAACCCATCTGCAATAAGTTTCTGTTGCCACGTTTGAAACTTACTTGTATTAACCTGAACAATCCCAGAACCCAGCAATATTCGCACTGTAGTACATCAATTGCAACTGCCGCttgtggttttttaattaatcatGTTCTAACGCTGACATCAAAAGCCATTAAgtgaggggggtgtgtgtgaatATGAACATACGTACAAAACCACTCAAGAATCACATGAAATCAAATAACATTCTTctagaaatttaaatttaacTCAAAACAATATGCACGTAACATGGAAACTACCCATTTGCTTTAGCTAGTTTTGCAACACAGCGATTCTACAGAAGTCAGAGTTATTCTTACAGCATCATAAACAAATTCTTCAGGGGAATGAAAGAAGATACACATgctaaaaatttatttaatagcTTTGTTCTTACCTGTTTGGTACATCAATATTAATTATGCAAGTTTCTAACTGTTCTCCGTAGAGATCTGTACAAGATGCAAGAAGCCATCGTTGATCATGAGACAAACAGTAGCCTACAAAAAGCACGTTATACTTCTGGCCAGCTTCTCCGAAAGTTTCTCCTAGTTCTGTTTGCTTGTCCTTTACTGGAGCCAGTATAAAAGGAGGGGTGTATAGTCGAATACACTCAGGTCTCtataaaaatgacagaacagACAATGAAGTTTCGAGAAGCAATTATTCCTAAGAACTCTAGTTAGTTAACATGAAAGACCTAGTGATTTAATAAACAGGGACATTTCTCTGATCTGCATATTTACACAATCATGTTAACAATACTCACATCAGGGCTCTTAAGAGCCGTTTCCATGGCTAAACCTGGGCCAAAGCCAGTTAATGTTTTCACATTGGTGGAAGTTGGAAGAGGTCTCCGACACTgagtaaaagctgaaaatgccAGAGATTTTAAATGCTGAGTGTAAATCTGCCGGTCCTCATGTTTCACAGGTTGGAGAAGGTACTGACACGGGACAATCTAGAACAGattacagaggggaaaaaaaaaataattgctgtttCATCATTAGATTAAAATGGCTTTTGAGCTAGTATTTGGGTATGTGGCTTTTAGAATTTTACTTGGCAAATTTCTCTGGATCTTGGCTATCTCCTGTTACTTCTTCCAAAGCTATGCGGGACTTCAAGCAATCATTCTCCTTTCTTCAGAGAACAGGATTATTTGTTTAGAAGAGAATCTTAATGATTTCTCCAAAAAGATGTCCTCTGTTAACTagttctgcagctgctgacaACATCACAGTTGGATGTCTACGAGGAAGGAGGACTATCTGACACCCAGCAGGGTCAGGCCAGCAGCACAGATTCCAGTGATGCAACCAGCAGCTTTCCTACACCTCACTCATTATTGGAGTGTGCCACTACATTTCTTCTGAGATAAGACTGAAGAGTTTGGAATCTACTACAGGATTTGGCTTTGGTTAGTAACACCCAAACTGCTCTAAAAAACTATAATCCTCATGATTTAACAGCAGTAGAACTGTAAGTGATGTTTACAAATCAAATGAAACTTTCACCTCAAGGGTGTTATCGCCTCCAAGACACAGCCAAAGCCAAAGATAACTTTGTTCAGCATGTTTCTATAAATGTTGGCTCACCTGCACAGAAATTATATTCTTGATGTTAGGAGGAAGAACCTGAACCATCTCTAAAAAGCAGCGCAGAAGTCCAAGTGTCCATAAACTAGATGAGCTGCTGTTCTCATCCTTTTTTTCATACGTAAAAGGATCGATAATGTAAACTACAATTGCAGGTGGATAGGTGATAGCATGTGAATCTCCATCTGTAGGGACTCCAACTTTATCACGATCCATAGTGctggaaatgaaattttgaaacCAGTTACAAAAAGCCAAGTTTTATAATGATTTACTTTAAAACTAAGATCAAATTGTCAACTATTAATCTGAAAGACCTTTGAGTCAACTGTGGTGTAAGAAAgtcttttaatttcattcttatATCCGAGCTTATCAGCAACTCAGCATTGCTTGTCTTTTCTTTAGCCTTCTTTATTACAGAAGCTCAACGGTACATAGTTCTATTGCTTTAACTGGTGAACAAGAGCACTTACAAGGTTGGTCTCTCAGTAAGAGCTGTCTTTACTACTGTAACTTTGATAACAGAAAATAGAACTTTAAGATGCTGCCAGTGAGTAGTTTGGTggattttaaagtttatttttgtaCCACAGCAGACACTGAGATACTATTAGAAGAGCAGCTAAGACTAGAACCAAGAAGTTCAGCTCCACTACAAATGAACCCTCTTTCTAGCCTTGTGgctagaaaagaaatacaggatttttaCTGAGGGGACAAGAGCAGCATTAACAGGTTCACATTAGTTGAGCTGAGGGGTTCTTTTTTAGCCAAAGAAGGTTTGACTCTGCAGTTCATTACCTTTCAGAAACTTCTGGATGGGGCTGTGCAGGTGCTGAAGTAGCATCTCCAGACATCCCAGCTGTTTGCAGTGttggctgttgctgctgtccTCCTGTTTGCCCATTTTGGACTGTTGCAGCCTGAGTGGGCAGGGAGGCAGAAGTGGTATTGTTCATACTGCTAAAAGGTGGAAATGAAGAAGGCTTGCTTGTTGGGATCCCACTGCCTAGGTTGGCAGAAGAGGATGATGGGGCAGTGGTAGTCAACGTCGAATTAGCTGTAGTAGCTGCAGAAGACATGGCACTGTTTGATGTCACTGTAATAGTACTACtggtgggagctgcaggagcagatgaCGGAGTGTTAGGATTTCCAGTGTTAGCTGTCActgggggcagagcagaggcCGGCTGGCTGGAGGGAGGGACCAGATTTATTTGGGAAAGTAAAGAATTGTCCAAAGGCTGAGAAGCAAGATAAGGacctaaaaccagaaaagagcATAAATGTTATATTGCAGCTATTTTTAAGCATACTTCATCTATGTAAGCCTATAATTTTAACAAAACTGAGAGCAAGtcttcagcatttattttaccTCTCAAAATACCTGTATTGAATTTTCAAATTCCAGTATTCTCATAAGACTCTTTCAGAAATATccagaaatctatttttttaaacattttcagccATGTTGAATTGCAAGAAAGCACTGCTTCACAATCTAAGTCACCAGTGCAAAAAGACAATCCAAGTCCCTGTCAGGCAGCAAAACTGCCATTCCCTAAAGATACTGATAGATGGTAAGAAGCCATTTTAGCATGTATCTAAGTATGTCACGGGTTTGAATGGGGTTTTTGCCCCCCTAAgcttaaaaccagaaaccacaacaaacaaTAAGACTCAATGAATTAAGGCAATgatctttttcccctttactgGAATGGATTAAGTGGTAATTGTATGAAGTAAGAAATACTAATAAAATTCCATACCCAGCTCATATCTGCAAACTTGAGCATATAGTTTGAGTTTGGAAAACGCTTCGTTGTTGGCATTAGCTGTCTGTGAGAACCACTCTGTGACCAGCTTCTCAGAAAGTTTCTTTGAAGCAGTAGGTCCAACTCGCATGATCCCATCAGGCAGTAACTTACAGATAGGTCTGTGCTGACCAAGCCTACATgactgcagagaaggaaaaagaagaggcaaGATAAGGAACCTGTAAGCCTTAAAGATGTTAAATATGACACAAAGGATCATATATGTGTAAAGACAGAGAACTCACAGTTTAGCTATGATATTCCAAAGTAACATTTTAATCCTAGAATACTACACCAGTCTGAAATATTGTCTAgtgattttataatttattttcatgttttgctaaATGCAAGAAAACCAGGTCCATACATCATCTACTCTAATTTTAATCACAATCAAAGCGTTACATGagtttaattaattaattatagCTAAAACAATTGAAGTGGTAATACAGAGTTTTACCACTGAGTGGCGTTTATCAGAGAAAGACTCAAAACACCTACTACTAAAAGGAACAGTGAGCAGCATGAACCCCCCTTTATCTTCCAAGTACCCATTCCTAAAATCCTTTCTAGCAGCTTTCCAAGATAGCGTTCCATGCAAGTGTTTATATCATCTGAGACAAGCCTGATAAGTAGTTATGAGTATGTATTAGACACAGTCTTTCAAAAAATCCATCTCACTGCTAACTGCCATAAATAATGTACCTCATATATTGCAGTCAGATCCCTAAAGAAGCTTTTTGCTCCATTCAGCAGAGCCTCATTCTCAGGGCACACCACAACATAAGCAACATCTCTTTGAGATCCATACGGTTCCAGCATCAGCCTCTCCCAATACGGCAATGCAAATGGAGACAGCACCAGAAAATCATAATCGTATCCCAACAAAAATGTTGGGATTGGCAGTGGTTCCGGGGACTCATCAGTTCCTGGAAAAGCAAGACACATTTTCCAATATATTAAGCAGAAAGCTTAAAATTAACACCCTGCTTCTAGGAAACACGAACAGAAAAAACATGAGCATTCCCAGCATCTAACAGGAAGTAGCACTGGTTATAAATGGAACAGTTCTCATTTTAACAGATACAAATTGAAAACCTGCATGTATGATCCAACCCTCTGCAAAAAAGCATCAGctaattgttttcatttgaaatctCTTGGGGCCTCAAGAAGAAGTTCCACAGTTGTTTACTATTTCTATCAGTATACAGACAATCAGGAACAGATCTTTCTGTCCGAGAGGAGAGCCTAAGTAATTGGTGATCAAAAAACGAGAGGGAAGAAATGTAAATAGTCAAGCAGATATGTAAAGGAcgacagaaggaaaacaaaccaaaagtGAAGAACATGCATTTACAGTACATGTAAACGCATAATTGCCGTGTTCTAAATATAGCTACAAAAGATCTGCTGGTGAAAGGTCACTCTTCCACACAGTGGTAAATCAATCTCATATGCTAATGAAGTCAGTATAAATCTCAAATGCACAAAATTTACCTTGTATTTGTAAATGTGCATAACATGTTGGCCACTCCCAATATTTATCAGAGACAATGCACTGGATAACCTCAGATCTTCAACAGAGCTCTGAAACTACTGAGCGATACAGCACACTTTTTCAAGCGTTTCAAAGCTAGTATTTTTAACTATGCTATTTTTAGAGTAATTAAAATGGAGAcaattttttgagaaaaaaaacccagagcaaTTACTCTGTTCTTAACATTAAATCCATCTTTGCAATTTCAGTCCCTCCCTTGGAGAAGCGTAAGGTGTACATCAACAGCGCAATTGaagctgttaattttaaatacacatctttaattcatttactgttttaaagaatataaatatttttctaaggaGAAGAATTCCCCCTGTCTAATAGCTCTTGTCAGTTTAGAGAAAGGTCACAAATGCCGTTTAGAATTCCAATAGGCTGCACAGCACCCAGACCCTGAGGTTTGGTGGCCACAAGCAGCAGAGGTGAACAGACAGGAGTCTGCTGGGCAGCACTTTACCGTAAGAGCCTCTGCCAGCCATCTTGTGGAACTGCTGCCACGTGAGGGGCCCCTGCACACCCCAGGAGCGGACCGTCCGCTTTTTCTGGATTGCATCCTGAAGAACGGGCTGGAGCGAGAGGAGCATGCGGAGGATGTCCTGGGAACACTGCATGCTCACATCCACAActggaaggacaaaaaaagtCGTCAAGGACTACTGCAACAACAGGATACAATAAAGCCCTCCACAAACAACGCAGAATCCTGAATCACCTTGATTCTAAACTGAATCACTCTCTTCCAAAACGTACACGCAGACCACGCAAAGGCCGTGGTATAAAAAGCTAAGCCCACAGACTTAGaattcttcttcttcccctctcagccacttggaaaaaaacacagattattttttattttttatttttttccatgtagagtttttcctctgaaagctTTACCAGCTTGAtttaaactggggggaaaaaaaccctaaaattaaaaataataataaaaacccaaacGTAAGACCAAGTTGTACAACCCTTAAACTACAGGATTTCCCCTCCAAATAAAGGAGGGTTAGGCAGACTGCCACCAAGTGCTCACTTCACAGAAGTCAAGGGAAGCATCAGTCACAGCCCGTTTCACCAGTTTGCCACCACTATGCCATTTCATGTCCACAGTGTTTAACAATAAAAAGCTGACACAAAATTTGGTATGGCTATAATTTCATAGCCTTCTGTTTAAGAGTATCTTTACATATTTTCATCCTAAATACCAAGGTCACGGTAACACTGAGTCTTCTGGGTACCTGAAAACATCTATAGCCTGGGTTTTTAAACTTAACCCCCACCAATACACAGAAACCTAGCTGTGTTTTACTGTTAgtcctcctcatcctcattAACAACTATGAATTGCAGCAAACCGCTACCAAAGTTTCATATTTCATTGTTGACCCTGCCAGAATTGCTACTTGAAAAGACTATTATTGAGAGAAgtacacaaatacacacagtGAAGAGTATCCCATGACACACTGTATCGTTAGTTAGACCCTAGAAGGAGAAATCCAAGGATCTCTGGCAGATCCAACATACAGTGAAGGCtacaaaaatgctttatttgcCACACATGCCATTAAACTATTGTTCTACCCACCCTCAAGAAGGGGAAAGCCAATTGTATCATAGATCTTGTTTAATTCTGCCACAGTAGCCTTGACAGTACAGTCACCATTTGAACCACCTACGCTTCCTATGTACACTCATTCCACAGAGCCTCTGTGGATGCAGTCACTAAAAGCTGCTTTAGAAGAATAAGCCTCATGAAGTGTTGTGGACAGTTACCGTGGTCTTACATTACACTTAGGAATTTACAACCGACGGCAGCCAAAGCCTACACTCTGCTTGGTGTAGCGTACAGCACAGAACGTAAAAGGAATGGTTATTCTCGACACCATTAAAATAGAAGTTTATGCAAGCACACAGGTGGAAAAAACAGTCTTAAGCATCTAAtattcacaaaggaaaaacacaaaaaccaaacccttaaAAAAACATCCATAGGCGGATAAGTAGAAAACAAGCTGGTTTCaatatttaccatttctttttgACCAGTGGTGCAAGCAAGTAGTTTTCACAAGTGCTTCATCAACTTTCCCTCCTGACATATTGTCCATGAACTGCCGTCCATGTTCCAAGGCTAAGTAGCAGTCATTGCAACAATCCCTTTCTTCTACACGTACCAGGTTGCTAACTGCACCAACTTTGGGAATGGAATCTTGATCTGCTGCTCCAAACGGTGAGAACAAGTTGGTGCACTgatcctgcagcagcagtattAACTCATCAGGCAGCTTCTCAGGTTCTTTCAGTCCTCCACTGCCATGCTCAATAGAAGTAGCTCTGAGAGCTTCAAAGcgtttttctgcttctttgccACACTCTGTATTACGTCCTAGAATATCCAATTCATCTTCAAGAAACAGTCCAGAACTGTTGCCAAATTTTCTATTCATAACAGCACTGAAACCACAGGTACATCTATACTGGGCCTCTTGTGTTGGATCAGGAATGTAAACTCCAACATCAGCACCTTTGATGTTCATATTGCAAACACATATGCAGCAGCTGTCAAAGTTACAGTCTTTGAAGAGATTCATTACAGACTCTGAGAGGATGAGATTCACATAAAGACTGTGTGCCTCTGGAATGGAAGGCACGGTTGCAGGTTCAACAGAATTAAGCGGTCTACATGTTGATGGTGTGGAAGCTGGTGAGTACAAATCAGAGTTCTCATATTTGACTGAACCCTGTGCACTTGCAGGTCCACCAGCCCCACGAGGGGTTCGAGGAGTCCTTGGTGTTCTGGGAGTTGGGAAACGAGGggtggaaggagaagggagaattCCAGCTCCACTGTTACTGGGAGGTGCGCTACTTGGTGGCATCCCAAATGGAGTATGAGTTTGTGGTGTGTATGCAGGGCCATACTCTTGATCCATAGTGCTTCCATCACTAAGAGCAGccagaagaaggaggaaatacTTTAAGTATACAACATACTGGTTTTGAAGTTTAAGTGTCAAATTTTTAAGGAAGGACCTTCCtaattaatatttgcttttttaaactaGCCTTTCATAATCCACAGCAAGATTTTCATTCCCTAAGGAACTCCAAGAACATTTGTTCTAAATGACTTTGCAGGACTCCCACTGAGAGCACTGTTTAAGAATCTTTCCCcacctcctttcctcttttcctttgcacaaAGCTTCCAGGGAACAAATGTGGTcagaataaattataaattcCATGGTTGTACAGAGTCTAAAGGACACCTTTCttgttcatgttttatttacacGTCGTGTTGACACACACTAAGAAAACATACTGGG includes:
- the MED13 gene encoding mediator of RNA polymerase II transcription subunit 13 codes for the protein MSSCFVPNGASLEDCHSNLFCLADLTGIKWKRYVWQGPTSAPILFPVTEEDPILSSFSRCLKADVLSVWRRDQRPGRRELWIFWWGDDPNFADLIHHDLSEEEDGVWENGLSYECRTLLFKAVHNLLERCLMNRNFVRIGKWFVKPYEKDEKPINKSEHLSCSFTFFLHGDSNVCTSVEISQHQPVYLLSEEHLTLAQQSNSPFQVILSPFGLNGTLTGQSFKLSDSSTKKLIGEWKQFYPVTSNLKEGSEEKQEDMDWEDDSLAAVEVLVAGVRMVYPACFVLVPQTDIPAPSTVGASHCSTTCLGVHQVPASTRDPAMSSVTLTPPTSPEEVQTVDAQSAQKWVKFSSVSDGFISDSTSHHGGKIPRKLANQVVDRVWQECNMNRAQNKRKYSATSNGLCDEETAEKIACWDFVEATQRTNCNCSRHKNLKPRNSGQQGQAPPVGQQQQAAPKHKTNEKQDKGDKPQKRPLTPFHHRVSISDDVAMEADSASQRLVMTAPDSQVRFSNIRTNDVAKTPQMHNAEMANSPQPPPLSPHPCDVVDEGVAKAPSTPQSQHFYQMPTPDPLVPTKTMEDRLDGLSQPFPAQFPEVIEPTMYVGTAVNLEEDEADTTWKYYKVPKKKDGEFLPPQLPNDKLRDDPVIPAGQENLTSVTELMVQCRKPLKVSDELVQKYQSKNQYLAAVATEADQEPEIDPYAFVDGDVEFLFPDSKKDRQNIEREAGKKHKAEDGTSGVTVLSHEGEDAMSLFSPSVKQDAQRIAAHARTASTSLFHETDLVVSYTDLDNLFNSDEDELTPGSKRTVNGADDKSNCKEAKAGNLDPLSCISTADLHKMYPTPPSLEQHIMGFSPMNMNNKEYGSMDTTLGGTVLEGSSSSVGAQFRIEVDEGFCSPKPAEIKDYSYVYKPENCQALVGCSMFAPLKTLPSQCLPPIKLPEECIYRQSWAVGKLDLLPPGPAMPFIKDGDGSTMDQEYGPAYTPQTHTPFGMPPSSAPPSNSGAGILPSPSTPRFPTPRTPRTPRTPRGAGGPASAQGSVKYENSDLYSPASTPSTCRPLNSVEPATVPSIPEAHSLYVNLILSESVMNLFKDCNFDSCCICVCNMNIKGADVGVYIPDPTQEAQYRCTCGFSAVMNRKFGNSSGLFLEDELDILGRNTECGKEAEKRFEALRATSIEHGSGGLKEPEKLPDELILLLQDQCTNLFSPFGAADQDSIPKVGAVSNLVRVEERDCCNDCYLALEHGRQFMDNMSGGKVDEALVKTTCLHHWSKRNVVDVSMQCSQDILRMLLSLQPVLQDAIQKKRTVRSWGVQGPLTWQQFHKMAGRGSYGTDESPEPLPIPTFLLGYDYDFLVLSPFALPYWERLMLEPYGSQRDVAYVVVCPENEALLNGAKSFFRDLTAIYESCRLGQHRPICKLLPDGIMRVGPTASKKLSEKLVTEWFSQTANANNEAFSKLKLYAQVCRYELGPYLASQPLDNSLLSQINLVPPSSQPASALPPVTANTGNPNTPSSAPAAPTSSTITVTSNSAMSSAATTANSTLTTTAPSSSSANLGSGIPTSKPSSFPPFSSMNNTTSASLPTQAATVQNGQTGGQQQQPTLQTAGMSGDATSAPAQPHPEVSESTMDRDKVGVPTDGDSHAITYPPAIVVYIIDPFTYEKKDENSSSSSLWTLGLLRCFLEMVQVLPPNIKNIISVQIVPCQYLLQPVKHEDRQIYTQHLKSLAFSAFTQCRRPLPTSTNVKTLTGFGPGLAMETALKSPDRPECIRLYTPPFILAPVKDKQTELGETFGEAGQKYNVLFVGYCLSHDQRWLLASCTDLYGEQLETCIINIDVPNRARRKKGSARRLGLQKLWEWCLGLVQMSSLPWRVVIGRLGRIGHGELKDWSCLLSRRNLQSLSKRLKDMCRMCGISAADSPSILSACLVAMEPQGSFIIMPDSVSTGSVFGRSTTLNMQTSQLNTPQDTSCTHILVFPTSASVQVASSTYTTENLDLAFNTNNDGADGMGIFDLLDTGDDLDPDIINILPASPTGSPVHSPGSHYPHGGDMGKGQGTDRLLSTESHDEVTNILQQPLALGYFVSTAKAGPLPDWFWSACPQAQNQCPLFLKASLHLHVPSVQSDELLHSKHSHPLDSNQTSDVLRFVLEQYNALSWLTCDPATQDRRSCLPIHFVVLNQLYNFIMNML